A window of Xylophilus sp. GW821-FHT01B05 contains these coding sequences:
- a CDS encoding class I SAM-dependent methyltransferase, giving the protein MAPQNARQIADWNGPSGERWIVNQARLDAMLAVFGKAAIEAAAPVVGERVLDVGCGAGTSSFALATLVGAGGRVLGVDVSAPLIARARALAPPDATAQFQVADASSAELPDGAFDLLFSRFGVMFFDDPTGAFARLRRALRPGGRVAFVCWRSAAENGWARLPMEAIEGLVPSAVPPVAEAPGPFSFGDQGRVARILTTAGFAEIALAPLDASIPFGQGETRDAAIDDGVQLAIDAGPLARVLAEQPNDVRARATAAVRTAFAALPVGRSVMTDGAAWVVTARNPLHPSQGDHPHG; this is encoded by the coding sequence ATGGCACCGCAAAACGCCCGTCAGATTGCCGACTGGAATGGACCCAGTGGGGAGCGTTGGATCGTCAATCAGGCTCGGCTCGATGCCATGTTGGCGGTGTTTGGCAAGGCCGCGATCGAAGCCGCCGCGCCCGTGGTGGGCGAGCGCGTGCTGGATGTCGGCTGCGGCGCAGGCACGTCGAGTTTTGCGCTGGCCACCCTCGTTGGCGCGGGAGGGCGGGTGCTGGGTGTGGACGTCTCCGCCCCGCTGATCGCACGAGCGCGCGCGCTGGCGCCACCGGATGCAACAGCCCAATTTCAGGTGGCCGATGCCAGCAGCGCTGAGCTGCCCGATGGCGCGTTCGACCTCCTGTTCTCGCGTTTTGGGGTGATGTTTTTCGACGATCCGACAGGGGCGTTCGCTCGTCTGCGCCGGGCGCTCAGGCCCGGTGGCCGGGTCGCTTTCGTTTGCTGGCGCAGCGCGGCCGAGAACGGGTGGGCGCGCCTTCCAATGGAGGCGATCGAGGGCCTCGTCCCCTCGGCCGTCCCGCCCGTCGCCGAAGCACCCGGCCCGTTTTCCTTCGGCGATCAAGGACGGGTGGCGCGCATTCTGACGACGGCCGGGTTCGCCGAGATTGCGCTGGCGCCCTTGGACGCTTCCATCCCTTTCGGCCAAGGCGAGACGCGGGACGCGGCGATTGACGATGGGGTGCAGTTAGCGATCGACGCAGGCCCCTTGGCGCGCGTGCTCGCGGAACAGCCCAACGACGTCCGTGCCCGGGCTACGGCCGCTGTCCGCACCGCCTTTGCAGCCCTTCCCGTTGGACGGTCCGTGATGACCGACGGCGCGGCGTGGGTCGTCACGGCGCGCAACCCCCTCCATCCGTCACAAGGAGACCATCCCCATGGATGA
- a CDS encoding GntR family transcriptional regulator → MPKPTTPTATLPAEPARRSRAEDVHALLKRDMAEFRLVPGDRFTEGEISERLGVSRTPVRQALFRLQQEGFVEVLFRSGWRVLPIDFQQFEQLYDLRMVLETEAVRRLCSGALRMERTQFDALAGIWLVAPEARSSDMVQVGRWDEEFHCALVAATGNAEMARVHSDVTDRIRIIRRLDFTWAARIEATYEEHGQILRAVQAQRGEEAARLLSAHIGASQAEVRKITLHQIYMARNAGREAADLPALSPTSV, encoded by the coding sequence GTGCCGAAACCCACTACGCCCACTGCCACCTTGCCCGCCGAGCCCGCGCGGCGCTCCCGCGCGGAAGACGTCCATGCGCTGCTCAAGCGCGACATGGCCGAGTTCCGCCTGGTGCCGGGCGACCGCTTCACCGAGGGCGAGATCAGCGAGCGCCTGGGCGTGTCGCGCACGCCGGTGCGCCAGGCGCTGTTCCGCCTGCAGCAAGAGGGCTTTGTCGAGGTGCTGTTTCGCAGCGGCTGGCGCGTGCTGCCGATCGACTTCCAGCAGTTCGAGCAGCTCTATGACCTGCGCATGGTGCTGGAGACCGAGGCCGTGCGCCGCCTGTGCTCTGGTGCGCTGCGCATGGAACGCACCCAGTTCGACGCGCTGGCCGGCATCTGGCTGGTGGCGCCCGAGGCACGCAGCAGCGACATGGTGCAGGTCGGCCGCTGGGACGAGGAATTCCACTGCGCCCTGGTCGCCGCCACCGGCAACGCCGAGATGGCCCGGGTGCACAGCGACGTGACCGACCGCATCCGCATCATCCGGCGCCTGGATTTCACCTGGGCCGCGCGCATAGAGGCCACCTACGAAGAGCACGGCCAGATCCTGCGCGCCGTGCAGGCCCAGCGCGGCGAAGAGGCGGCCCGCCTGCTCAGCGCCCACATAGGCGCCAGCCAGGCCGAGGTGCGCAAGATCACGCTGCACCAGATCTACATGGCGCGGAATGCGGGGCGGGAAGCCGCGGATTTACCGGCGCTCAGCCCTACGAGCGTGTGA
- a CDS encoding ABC transporter ATP-binding protein, translating to MNAVLNAPVFADVPAPAFRPGPAGTHITIRGLTKYFAGWPLYENFDLDIPKGKIVSVFGPNGCGKSTLINMIAGLIPIDSGQILFDGKERKDTKIGYVFQNYREAMFPWMRTIDNIAYPLKLEGRSKAEVDRRMEELVASFDVKFDLRRYPYELSGGQQQTASIMRALAPNPEVLFLDEPFSALDFEMTLFIREKLQEVFMQTGTTMLLVSHDLEEAVYLADQVLLLTKRPTKVAEILDYADARPRTTDTLSQPSFIAAKKLSLEIFQREVRR from the coding sequence ATGAACGCCGTACTCAACGCCCCGGTCTTCGCCGACGTGCCCGCACCGGCTTTTCGCCCCGGCCCGGCCGGCACCCACATCACCATTCGCGGGCTGACCAAGTACTTTGCCGGCTGGCCGCTGTACGAGAACTTCGACCTCGACATTCCCAAGGGCAAGATCGTCTCGGTGTTCGGCCCCAACGGCTGCGGCAAGAGCACGCTGATCAACATGATCGCCGGGCTCATCCCCATCGACAGCGGCCAGATCCTGTTCGACGGCAAGGAGCGCAAGGACACCAAGATCGGCTACGTGTTCCAGAACTACCGCGAGGCCATGTTCCCGTGGATGCGCACCATCGACAACATCGCCTACCCGCTCAAGCTGGAGGGCCGCAGCAAGGCCGAGGTCGACCGGCGCATGGAAGAACTCGTCGCCTCCTTCGACGTCAAGTTCGACCTGCGGCGCTACCCCTACGAGCTGTCGGGCGGGCAGCAGCAGACCGCTTCCATCATGCGGGCGCTGGCGCCGAACCCGGAGGTGTTGTTTCTGGACGAGCCTTTCTCCGCGCTCGACTTCGAGATGACCCTCTTCATCCGCGAGAAGCTGCAAGAGGTGTTCATGCAGACCGGCACCACCATGCTGCTGGTGTCGCACGACCTGGAAGAAGCGGTCTACCTGGCCGACCAGGTGCTGCTGCTGACCAAGCGGCCGACCAAGGTGGCCGAGATCCTCGACTACGCCGACGCGCGCCCGCGCACCACAGACACGCTGTCGCAGCCCAGCTTCATCGCCGCCAAGAAGCTGAGCCTGGAGATCTTCCAGCGCGAGGTGCGGCGATGA
- a CDS encoding CcdB family protein, translated as MAQFDVHRNKGPLRDSIPFVVLVQSQQFDRYRRRMVVPLMRLDLLPRNSSIAGSRMNPVFAIDGVQVVLHPLDMVSVALDQLGELVGSLAEQGQAIADGLDELLTRS; from the coding sequence ATGGCGCAGTTCGACGTCCATCGCAACAAAGGGCCCCTGCGCGATTCCATTCCCTTCGTCGTGCTTGTCCAGTCCCAACAATTCGACCGCTACCGCAGACGAATGGTCGTCCCGCTGATGCGTCTGGACTTGCTTCCTCGCAACTCTTCCATCGCAGGCTCCAGGATGAACCCCGTATTTGCCATCGACGGTGTGCAGGTGGTCCTGCATCCACTGGACATGGTCTCGGTGGCTCTGGATCAATTGGGCGAGCTTGTGGGATCGCTGGCAGAGCAGGGGCAGGCCATTGCCGATGGCCTGGACGAACTGCTCACACGCTCGTAG
- a CDS encoding DUF4089 domain-containing protein: MSAPDLLPYVNASAALLGLPLDQAHAQRVAAHLARTAAMAQLLEAAPLAPDDEPAEIYCPAAFWPLSDKGV; this comes from the coding sequence ATGAGTGCACCCGATCTGCTGCCCTACGTAAATGCCAGCGCCGCGCTGCTCGGGCTGCCGCTGGACCAGGCCCACGCGCAGCGCGTGGCCGCGCACCTGGCGCGCACCGCGGCCATGGCCCAACTGCTGGAGGCCGCGCCGCTCGCGCCCGATGACGAGCCGGCAGAGATTTATTGCCCTGCAGCCTTCTGGCCCTTGTCGGATAAGGGGGTGTAG
- a CDS encoding AtzE family amidohydrolase: protein MEKIASDSAAMLAAVARGDCSARAWLEQCIARIEATDGQVNAFTGRTLERARREADAIDARRARGEALPPLAGLPYAVKNLFDVQGEVTLAGSKVNRSHASAMADAVLVQRLREAGAVLVGTLNMDEYAYGFTTENTHYGPTRNPHDLTRIAGGSSGGSGAAVAAQQVPVALGSDTNGSIRVPASLCGVWGLKPTFGRLSRRGSYPFVHSIDHLGPFADSAQMLAQVYDVLQYPDAQDPGCHALAVQPVVPTLEQGVQGLRIGVLGGYFHEHATAPARAAVQAAAAALGASATVEWPDAALARAAAFIITAGEGGSLHLDHLRTQADDYEPLSVDRFIAGALQPAHWVTRAQRFRRAYRDRVNALFADWDLLLAPATPVSATPIGTEWLDINGTTQPCRAAMGLLTQPVSFAGCPVVAAPLWPAGPQGLPLGVQLIAAPWREDLALRAAHVLEQAGIARVRSPSF, encoded by the coding sequence ATGGAAAAAATAGCGTCCGACAGCGCCGCCATGCTTGCCGCCGTGGCGCGGGGGGACTGCAGCGCACGCGCCTGGCTGGAGCAGTGCATTGCCCGCATCGAGGCCACCGACGGCCAAGTCAACGCCTTCACCGGCCGCACTCTTGAGCGCGCCCGGCGCGAGGCCGACGCCATCGATGCGCGCCGCGCCCGTGGCGAGGCACTGCCGCCGCTGGCCGGCCTGCCCTATGCGGTGAAGAACCTGTTCGACGTGCAGGGCGAGGTCACGCTGGCCGGCTCCAAGGTGAACCGCAGCCACGCGTCTGCGATGGCAGACGCCGTGCTGGTCCAGCGCCTGCGCGAGGCCGGCGCGGTGCTGGTCGGCACGCTCAACATGGACGAATACGCCTACGGCTTCACCACCGAGAACACGCACTACGGCCCCACGCGCAATCCGCACGACCTCACGCGCATCGCCGGCGGCTCCAGCGGCGGCTCGGGCGCGGCGGTGGCGGCGCAGCAGGTGCCGGTGGCGCTGGGCTCGGACACCAATGGCTCGATCCGCGTGCCGGCATCCTTGTGCGGCGTCTGGGGGCTCAAGCCCACCTTTGGCCGGCTGTCGCGGCGCGGCAGCTATCCCTTTGTGCACAGCATCGACCACCTGGGGCCGTTTGCTGATTCGGCGCAGATGCTGGCGCAGGTCTACGACGTATTGCAGTACCCCGACGCGCAAGACCCAGGCTGCCACGCGCTGGCCGTGCAACCGGTGGTGCCCACGCTGGAGCAGGGCGTGCAGGGCCTGCGCATAGGCGTGCTCGGCGGCTACTTCCATGAGCACGCCACGGCGCCCGCGCGCGCGGCGGTGCAGGCCGCAGCCGCCGCGCTGGGCGCCAGCGCCACGGTCGAGTGGCCCGATGCCGCGCTGGCCCGCGCCGCCGCCTTCATCATCACCGCGGGCGAGGGCGGAAGCCTGCACCTGGACCACCTGCGCACCCAGGCCGACGACTACGAGCCGTTGTCGGTAGACCGCTTCATCGCCGGCGCGCTGCAGCCTGCGCATTGGGTCACGCGCGCACAGCGTTTTCGCCGCGCCTACCGCGACCGCGTCAACGCGCTGTTTGCCGACTGGGACCTGCTGCTGGCGCCGGCCACGCCGGTCAGCGCCACGCCCATAGGCACCGAATGGCTGGACATCAACGGCACGACGCAGCCCTGCCGCGCGGCCATGGGCCTGCTGACCCAGCCGGTCTCCTTTGCCGGCTGCCCGGTGGTCGCCGCGCCGCTCTGGCCTGCCGGCCCGCAAGGCTTGCCGCTGGGCGTGCAGTTGATCGCCGCCCCGTGGCGCGAAGACCTGGCCCTGCGCGCTGCGCACGTGCTGGAACAGGCCGGCATCGCCCGTGTCCGCTCCCCTTCTTTCTGA
- a CDS encoding TetR/AcrR family transcriptional regulator, which yields MNSLPVIDPKPQRGRPRDPERGRRILEAAQKHFNEHGLERASVDAIAADAGVSKMTVYSHFGSKEGLFHAVVRDKTVAVMAGVSEAGALDPDQPEQVLLAVGARFLALSRGEDALGALRSVYGVAGAQPDVCRGLYKEGPERVTNELADYLRLAHAAGTLKVRHPRQAADLFLSMFMGSGHMRGLLKLEMPDSRENKSLLREAVRVFMAAFGT from the coding sequence ATGAACAGCCTGCCCGTTATCGATCCCAAGCCACAGCGCGGGCGACCGCGCGATCCCGAGCGCGGCAGGCGCATCCTGGAAGCCGCGCAAAAGCACTTCAACGAGCATGGCCTAGAGCGTGCCAGCGTGGATGCCATCGCAGCGGACGCCGGTGTATCCAAGATGACCGTGTACAGCCACTTCGGCTCCAAGGAAGGGTTGTTTCATGCCGTCGTGCGCGACAAGACGGTGGCGGTGATGGCGGGAGTCTCGGAGGCGGGGGCGCTGGATCCGGATCAGCCTGAGCAGGTCCTCCTCGCGGTCGGCGCGCGGTTTCTCGCACTGTCGCGTGGGGAGGACGCCTTGGGCGCATTGCGCTCCGTCTACGGCGTCGCAGGTGCACAACCAGATGTGTGCCGTGGGCTCTACAAGGAGGGCCCGGAGCGTGTGACCAACGAGCTAGCGGACTACCTGCGGCTCGCCCACGCGGCGGGCACGCTGAAAGTACGCCATCCGCGCCAAGCAGCGGACCTGTTCCTGTCGATGTTCATGGGCTCAGGACACATGCGTGGACTGCTGAAGCTCGAGATGCCGGACTCTCGTGAGAATAAGTCCCTTCTGCGCGAGGCCGTACGGGTCTTCATGGCGGCGTTTGGCACGTAG
- a CDS encoding LysR family transcriptional regulator produces MAINELRSITTFIKAAELGSLRKAALALGISPQAASKALAQLEAHLDARLFHRTTRVMSLTDAGQRLFEDVHPSLLGMQRALQTAKSAKDEFAGPLRITGPRTTFQPILWRLVEEFCDLHPGIQPDVLLDDRIGNWVEDRVDVGFRLGPSPHEGVIARRLFPVQLPICGAPSYFQRHGVPLTLGDLAAHQCSAYRHPSTGKVLPWRVRIDDEPADQPVVPAICSNDELFELQAVLAGRVLGQLAGVTAAPYIRSGQLVPVLVEHMPNYASYFVYYGSRSSQPARARAFIDLALQRLGKTCEYVLGPKDLRSNPAPKRSAKKV; encoded by the coding sequence ATGGCCATCAACGAGCTACGCTCCATCACGACCTTCATCAAGGCCGCAGAGCTGGGGAGCCTGCGCAAGGCGGCACTGGCGCTTGGCATCAGTCCGCAGGCAGCAAGCAAGGCCCTGGCCCAGCTTGAAGCCCATCTGGATGCCCGTCTGTTCCATCGCACGACCCGGGTGATGTCGCTGACCGATGCCGGCCAGCGGCTGTTCGAGGACGTCCACCCGTCGCTACTGGGCATGCAGCGGGCGCTTCAGACGGCGAAATCGGCGAAGGACGAATTCGCCGGGCCGCTGCGCATCACTGGTCCGCGCACGACGTTCCAGCCGATCCTGTGGAGGCTCGTCGAGGAGTTCTGCGACCTGCATCCAGGCATCCAGCCCGACGTGCTGCTGGATGACCGCATCGGGAACTGGGTCGAGGACCGGGTGGATGTCGGATTCCGTCTCGGCCCGTCGCCCCACGAGGGCGTCATCGCACGCCGACTGTTTCCGGTGCAGTTGCCCATCTGCGGTGCGCCTTCGTACTTCCAGCGACACGGTGTGCCGCTGACGCTGGGGGACCTAGCTGCACACCAATGTAGTGCCTACCGACACCCGAGCACCGGGAAAGTTTTGCCCTGGCGCGTGAGGATTGACGACGAGCCGGCGGACCAGCCCGTGGTGCCGGCCATCTGCAGCAACGACGAGCTGTTCGAGCTTCAGGCCGTTCTTGCCGGACGTGTGCTGGGGCAACTCGCCGGCGTGACGGCGGCGCCTTACATCCGTTCGGGGCAGTTGGTGCCGGTCCTGGTCGAGCACATGCCCAACTACGCCAGCTACTTCGTCTACTACGGCAGCAGATCGTCGCAACCGGCGCGGGCGCGAGCGTTCATCGACCTGGCGCTTCAGCGGCTGGGCAAGACCTGCGAGTACGTCCTTGGACCAAAGGACTTGCGCAGCAATCCAGCGCCCAAACGCTCAGCCAAGAAGGTGTGA
- a CDS encoding ABC transporter permease — translation MSAPSTSSTPARGPGWAPPASPAAATQARKFDRSRLLPFIGPVVLFIIWDLVVRAGLIKAILLPPPADTIATLLTGLAGGALLTDFLVTVGRTLQAFVIAAAVGMPLGVLLGSNEKAYRSVEFLIDFFRSTPSSALIPLFLLIFGVSDINKVAIAAFGALLIVVFNSAYGVINARKQRVMAAKVMGASRWQIFKDVLVWESLQPSFVGLRSAVSMALVIVIVAEMFIGSENGLGHAIIDAQQVLNVKTMYAAILAAGALGYVLNILFLVLERRIIHWSGR, via the coding sequence ATGTCTGCCCCAAGCACATCTTCCACGCCGGCGCGCGGCCCCGGCTGGGCGCCACCGGCCAGCCCGGCGGCTGCCACGCAAGCCAGGAAGTTCGACCGCTCGCGCCTGCTGCCTTTCATCGGCCCGGTGGTGCTCTTCATCATCTGGGACCTGGTGGTGCGCGCCGGCCTGATCAAGGCCATCCTGCTGCCGCCGCCGGCCGACACCATCGCCACCCTGCTCACCGGCCTGGCCGGCGGCGCGCTGCTGACCGACTTCCTGGTCACCGTGGGCCGCACGCTGCAGGCCTTTGTCATTGCCGCCGCAGTCGGCATGCCGCTGGGCGTGCTGCTGGGCAGCAATGAAAAGGCCTACCGCAGCGTGGAGTTCTTGATCGACTTCTTTCGCTCCACGCCGTCTTCGGCGCTGATCCCGCTGTTCCTGCTGATCTTTGGCGTGTCCGACATCAACAAGGTCGCCATTGCCGCCTTCGGCGCGCTGCTGATCGTGGTCTTCAACAGCGCCTATGGCGTGATCAACGCGCGCAAGCAGCGCGTGATGGCGGCCAAGGTCATGGGCGCCTCGCGCTGGCAGATCTTCAAGGACGTGCTGGTGTGGGAAAGCCTGCAGCCGAGCTTTGTCGGCCTGCGCTCGGCGGTGTCGATGGCGCTGGTGATCGTCATCGTGGCCGAGATGTTCATTGGCTCGGAGAACGGCCTGGGCCACGCCATCATCGATGCGCAGCAGGTGCTCAACGTCAAGACCATGTACGCGGCCATCCTGGCGGCGGGTGCGCTGGGCTATGTGCTCAACATCCTCTTTCTGGTGCTGGAGCGCCGCATCATTCACTGGAGCGGAAGATGA
- a CDS encoding NAD(P)/FAD-dependent oxidoreductase has product MNDVIIIGGSFAGLAAALQLGRARRTVTVLDTGRPRNRFAGHSHGLLGHDHKPPLDILAEARQQLARYPTIRLVNARAESVSGAIDDFCVVTDDHESLGARRVILSYGVADQMPEVPGFAESWGTSIVPCPYCDGFEVADRHWGLVWSGPQSHNQAKLFRDWTDKLTVFADGHDIPPDIQADLARRNIPVIDGRIVEIAHHKGHISTVNLDTGRKVAVDVLFAQPRNKPSATLHEALGLATMDTPTGIVLKVDERRVTSMPGIYAAGDLTTPFLPSVTQASSQGAMAGIFAQQSMLV; this is encoded by the coding sequence ATGAACGACGTCATCATCATCGGCGGCAGCTTTGCCGGCCTCGCCGCCGCCCTGCAACTCGGCCGTGCCCGCCGCACCGTCACCGTGCTCGATACCGGCCGGCCGCGCAACCGCTTTGCCGGCCACTCGCATGGCTTGCTCGGCCACGATCACAAGCCACCGCTGGACATCCTGGCCGAGGCGCGGCAGCAGCTGGCGCGCTATCCAACGATCAGGCTGGTCAATGCCCGGGCCGAGAGCGTCTCCGGCGCCATCGACGATTTCTGCGTCGTCACTGACGATCACGAAAGCCTCGGGGCGCGCCGCGTGATCCTGAGCTACGGCGTTGCCGACCAGATGCCTGAGGTTCCAGGCTTTGCCGAAAGCTGGGGCACGTCCATCGTGCCCTGCCCCTATTGCGACGGCTTTGAAGTCGCCGACCGGCATTGGGGCCTCGTCTGGTCCGGCCCGCAATCGCACAATCAGGCCAAGCTGTTCCGCGATTGGACCGACAAGTTGACTGTCTTCGCCGATGGTCACGACATCCCGCCCGATATCCAGGCCGATCTGGCGCGCCGCAACATACCTGTCATCGATGGCCGGATCGTCGAGATCGCCCATCACAAGGGCCATATCTCCACAGTCAATCTCGATACCGGCCGCAAGGTCGCGGTCGACGTCCTGTTCGCCCAGCCGCGCAACAAGCCGTCCGCAACCCTGCATGAAGCGCTGGGCCTCGCCACAATGGACACGCCTACCGGCATCGTCCTCAAGGTCGACGAGCGCCGCGTCACCAGCATGCCCGGCATCTACGCCGCCGGTGACCTCACGACGCCTTTCCTGCCATCGGTCACCCAAGCATCCTCACAGGGTGCGATGGCGGGCATCTTCGCCCAACAGTCAATGCTGGTTTGA
- the hpxZ gene encoding oxalurate catabolism protein HpxZ → MDINLPEVLAEVSAQFARYEKALTGNDVAVLDELFWRSPHTLRYGATENLYGYDEIQAFRAGRPAQGLEREVLRTAITSYGRDFATANIEFRRAGSARTGRQSQTWLRTPEGWRVVAAHVSLLA, encoded by the coding sequence ATGGATATCAACCTGCCCGAGGTGCTGGCCGAAGTCAGCGCCCAGTTCGCCCGCTATGAAAAAGCCTTGACCGGCAACGATGTGGCCGTGCTGGACGAACTGTTCTGGCGCAGCCCGCACACGCTGCGCTACGGCGCCACCGAGAACCTCTACGGCTATGACGAGATCCAGGCCTTCCGCGCCGGCCGCCCGGCGCAGGGCCTGGAGCGCGAGGTGCTGCGCACGGCCATCACCAGCTACGGCCGCGACTTCGCCACGGCCAACATCGAGTTCCGCCGCGCCGGCAGCGCGCGCACCGGCCGCCAAAGCCAGACCTGGCTGCGCACGCCCGAGGGCTGGCGCGTGGTCGCCGCCCACGTCAGCCTGTTGGCCTGA
- a CDS encoding MFS transporter, with amino-acid sequence MSIAVPSPSPRNAAAILAIIVASYLMIVVDISIVITGLPRIQSSLGFSAAQLSWVTNAYTLSFGGLLLLGARAGDILGRKRMLILGLAVFTLASVVIGFAPSVNWLLASRAIQGAGAAVLAPSTLALLSTHFAEGPERTRALSLYAAAAGVGATLGLVLGGFFADLVSWRAGFFINLPIGLLLIAAARRHIDETPRHPGRFDIGGAITSTLGMTALVYGLVRAADAGWGDRLALAALVSGVALIGVFVVIERSVSQPILPLRLLANRERTAANLARMLFLGGAVGFWFFSTQFLQGVLHLRPIQAGLAFLPVTLPNFASAMAVPRLARRFGNEALLTAGLLLGVVGLAWLGQAGVDSTYWTGVALPMILIGLGQGLLLAPLTAAGVAGVAQKDAGAASGLVNVAHQLGSALGLGLLVLVFANAAPETTHDAAGLALRISAVMDVAAVLVGLALIAVLFFIVVPRHRRARRLEVLS; translated from the coding sequence ATGAGCATCGCCGTACCGAGCCCGTCGCCGCGCAACGCGGCTGCGATCCTGGCCATCATCGTGGCCAGCTACCTGATGATCGTGGTGGACATCTCCATCGTCATCACCGGCCTGCCGCGCATCCAGAGCAGCCTGGGCTTTTCCGCCGCGCAGCTCTCCTGGGTCACCAACGCCTACACCCTGAGCTTCGGCGGCTTGCTGCTACTGGGCGCGCGGGCCGGGGACATCCTTGGCCGCAAGCGCATGCTCATCCTCGGGCTGGCGGTGTTCACGCTGGCCTCGGTGGTGATCGGGTTCGCGCCGTCCGTGAACTGGCTGCTGGCGTCACGCGCCATCCAGGGCGCCGGCGCCGCGGTGCTGGCGCCGTCGACGCTGGCCTTGCTCTCCACCCACTTCGCCGAAGGTCCGGAGCGCACCCGTGCGCTGTCCCTCTATGCGGCCGCGGCAGGCGTGGGTGCGACCTTGGGCCTGGTGTTGGGCGGCTTCTTCGCCGACCTGGTCTCCTGGCGGGCCGGGTTCTTCATCAACCTGCCCATCGGCCTGCTGCTCATCGCCGCCGCGCGCCGGCACATCGACGAAACGCCACGACACCCGGGCCGCTTCGACATCGGCGGCGCCATCACCTCCACCCTGGGGATGACGGCGCTGGTCTACGGACTGGTGCGAGCGGCCGACGCCGGTTGGGGCGACCGGCTCGCCCTGGCCGCGCTGGTCAGTGGGGTGGCCCTGATCGGCGTCTTCGTCGTGATCGAGCGCAGCGTCAGCCAACCCATATTGCCCTTGCGCCTGCTGGCCAACCGGGAACGGACCGCGGCCAATCTGGCGCGCATGCTCTTCCTGGGCGGCGCGGTCGGCTTCTGGTTCTTCTCCACGCAGTTCCTGCAGGGGGTGCTTCACCTGCGTCCGATCCAGGCCGGACTGGCCTTCCTGCCGGTCACGCTGCCCAACTTCGCTTCGGCGATGGCGGTGCCCAGGCTGGCCCGCCGGTTCGGGAACGAGGCGCTGCTGACAGCCGGACTCCTGCTTGGTGTGGTCGGTCTGGCCTGGCTCGGCCAAGCCGGTGTCGACTCCACATACTGGACCGGTGTTGCCCTGCCGATGATTCTCATCGGCCTCGGACAGGGCTTGCTCCTGGCCCCGCTCACCGCCGCCGGCGTGGCCGGGGTCGCCCAGAAGGATGCGGGCGCGGCCTCGGGGCTGGTCAACGTGGCGCATCAACTCGGTAGCGCCTTGGGCCTCGGTCTCCTGGTGCTGGTGTTCGCGAATGCCGCGCCCGAAACGACCCATGACGCCGCAGGTCTCGCACTTCGAATCTCAGCCGTCATGGACGTGGCCGCAGTGCTGGTAGGCCTGGCGCTGATCGCCGTCCTGTTCTTCATCGTCGTGCCGCGCCATCGGCGGGCTCGACGTCTGGAGGTCCTCTCATGA
- a CDS encoding aldo/keto reductase, translating to MQHVVLNNGLQMPIAGYGVFQIADAKECERSVVDAIETGYRLIDTAASYMNEEAVGNGLRASGIARDQLFVTSKLWVQETGYERTQQAIEKSLRRLRLDYLDLYLIHQPFGDVHGSWRAMEDAYRAGKLRAIGVSNFHPDRLMDIKAFNEIAPAVNQVEVNPFQQQREAAPFIADIGVQAEAWAPFAEGRNGLFQNEVLKGIAERHGKSVGQVVLRWLVQRGIVALAKSVRKERMAENIAIFDFALDDADMARIAVLDTNTSSFFSHRDPSIVKWMSERKLDI from the coding sequence ATGCAACATGTCGTCCTGAACAACGGTCTCCAGATGCCCATCGCCGGTTATGGCGTCTTCCAGATCGCCGACGCCAAGGAGTGCGAGCGAAGCGTCGTCGACGCCATCGAGACCGGCTACCGCCTGATCGACACGGCGGCCTCCTACATGAACGAGGAAGCCGTGGGCAACGGCCTGCGGGCCAGCGGCATCGCGCGCGACCAGCTCTTCGTCACCAGCAAGCTGTGGGTGCAGGAGACCGGCTATGAGCGCACCCAGCAGGCCATCGAGAAGTCACTTCGGCGGCTGCGACTCGACTACCTGGACCTCTACCTGATCCACCAGCCGTTCGGTGACGTTCATGGCTCCTGGCGAGCGATGGAGGATGCTTACCGGGCCGGCAAGCTCCGCGCCATCGGCGTGAGCAACTTTCATCCGGACCGCCTGATGGACATCAAGGCGTTCAACGAAATCGCGCCAGCGGTCAACCAGGTCGAGGTCAACCCCTTTCAGCAGCAACGCGAGGCGGCACCGTTCATAGCCGACATCGGCGTACAGGCCGAGGCCTGGGCGCCTTTCGCGGAGGGCCGCAACGGCCTGTTCCAGAACGAGGTGCTGAAGGGCATCGCCGAGCGGCACGGGAAGTCAGTGGGCCAGGTGGTGCTGCGCTGGCTGGTACAACGCGGCATCGTGGCCCTCGCCAAGTCCGTCCGCAAGGAACGCATGGCCGAGAACATCGCCATCTTCGATTTCGCCCTCGATGACGCCGACATGGCTCGCATCGCCGTGCTCGACACCAATACGAGCAGCTTCTTCTCGCATCGCGATCCGTCCATCGTCAAGTGGATGTCCGAACGCAAGCTCGACATCTGA